The following coding sequences are from one Diachasmimorpha longicaudata isolate KC_UGA_2023 chromosome 6, iyDiaLong2, whole genome shotgun sequence window:
- the LOC135163868 gene encoding alpha-N-acetylgalactosaminidase, with translation MLVILCLLVALVGPGFCLENGLARTPPMGWLAWERFRCNTDCKNDPDNCISDELFRTMADLLVAEGYADLGYNYVNIDDCWSEKHRGFNNDLIPDRQRFPYGLKDLGDYIHSKGLKFGIYGDYGNYTCGGYPGSISHMERDASMFASWDVDYVKLDGCYADPFDMDKGYPEFGFHMNRTGRNMVYSCSWPVYQIYAGITPNWTSIIKHCNLWRNYNDIQDSWASVETIIDYYGDNQDKIVPNAGPGHWNDPDMLIIGNFGLSYEQSKTQMALWAIFAAPLLMSVDLRTINPEYKAILQNRKIIAVDQDPLGIQGRRIYKEKGIEIWARPITPVYQNNYSYALAFVNRRTDGTPSDVSVTLMELGLNFSEGYKVEDLYEDQKYDILRPETKIKVKVNPSGVVILRCDLHLDTILARNHYSRFSPFSPVFEVSQNSFE, from the exons ATGTTGGTGATATTGTGCTTACTAGTGGCACTAGTTGGTCCGGGTTTTTGTCTTGAGAATGGCCTTGCCAGGACTCCTCCCATGGGATGGTTGGCGTGGGAAAGATTCAGATGCAATACTGACTGCAAGAATGATCCGGATAACTGCATaag CGATGAACTCTTCAGGACAATGGCAGATCTTTTGGTGGCCGAGGGCTATGCCGATCTCGGCTATAACTACGTGAACATCGATGACTGCTGGTCGGAAAAACATCGTGGTTTCAACAATGATCTCATCCCAGATCGCCAGAGATTCCCGTACGGACTCAAGGATCTCGGCGATTAT ATTCACTCGAAAGGACTCAAGTTCGGTATCTACGGTGACTATGGCAATTACACGTGCGGCGGATATCCCGGCAGCATTTCGCACATGGAGAGAGATGCAAGCATGTTCGCATCGTGGGACGTTGATTATGTCAAATTAGATGGATGTTATGCTGATCCCTTTGACATGGACAAag GGTATCCTGAGTTCGGCTTCCACATGAACAGAACCGGGCGCAATATGGTTTATTCTTGCAGCTGGCCAGTTTATCAAATCTATGCGGGAATAACT ccAAATTGGACGAGCATTATAAAACACTGCAATCTCTGGCGAAACTACAACGACATTCAGGACTCCTGGGCGAGCGTCGAGACGATAATCGACTACTACGGTGATAATCAAGACAAAATTGTACCGAATGCCGGACCAGGCCATTGGAACGATCCAGACATGCTGATAATTGGCAATTTTGGCCTCAGTTATGAACAGAGTAAAACACAAATGGCCCTATGGGCCATTTTTGCTGCACCACTGTTGATGTCAGTGGACCTAAGGACAATAAACCCCGAGTACAAAGCCATTCTTCAAAATAGAAAGATCATTGCTGTTGACCAGGACCCGTTGGGCATCCAAGGGCGCCGAATCTACAAG gaaaaaggCATTGAAATTTGGGCTAGGCCGATTACACCAGTGTACCAGAATAATTACTCTTACGCACTGGCATTCGTCAATAGAAGAACGGATGGCACGCCCTCGGATGTGTCGGTAACGCTGATGGAATTGGgactgaatttttcagaagGTTACAAAGTTGAg GATCTCTACGAAGATCAAAAGTACGACATCCTACGTCCCGAGACGAAGATCAAGGTTAAAGTGAATCCCTCGGGCGTTGTGATCCTTCGTTGTGATCTCCATTTAGACACTATACTCGCACGTAATCATTACTCTCGTTTCTCGCCATTCAGTCCGGTGTTTGAAGTTAGCCAGAACTCTTTTGAGTag
- the LOC135163836 gene encoding DNA topoisomerase 3-beta-1 — MKTALMVAEKPSLAASLANILSNGKCTNRKGMNGSCSVHEWIGQLRSETVSFKMTSVCGHVMSLDFIGKYNNWDKVDPAELFNCQTEKKEAVPKLRIPAFLSKEGSHCEYLILWLDCDKEGENICFEVIQAVQERRNPPLSHHNIWRAKFSAITDRDIKSALQNLVKPNENEARSVDARQELDLRIGCAFTRFQTKFFQGKYGDLDASLISYGPCQTPTLGFCVQRHDEIQTFKPDPYWVLQVTIKTTEGQDMVLSWARGRSFDKEIANIFLSHVKEHEQATVVNISSSEKTKGRPIALNTVELMRVSSSGLGMGPHHAMQIAERLYTQGYISYPRTETTSYPENFDLLATLRQQQNSSDWGEDVRKILANGINRPKKGHDAGDHPPITPMKPASRNELDGDSWRIYDYITRHFIATLAKDCKYLSTTIKFEIGIESFSLTGSTLIDPGYTSLLTWQALGANESLPRLNVGDKVSIHETKLLECYTQPPDYLTESELITLMEKHGIGTDASIPVHINNICIRNYVSVVAGRKLVPTSLGIVLVHGYQKIDPDLVLPTMRSAVEEQLNLIALGRADFYAVLQHTIEVFKQKFHYFVQSIDGMDQLFEVSFSPLSASGKAHSRCGKCRRYMKYIQTKPSRLHCAHCNETYNLPQNGNIRIYKELKCPLDDFELLSWSTGTRGKSYTFCPYCYNNPPFRDMKKGSTGCNSCTHPSCPHGLNSNGLSSCPECEAGILVLDPSAAPKWKLGCNRCDVIIHFFENAHKVAVDTDVCECGAQLITVQYKEDKSKLPNEATEMTGCVFCTVEFGPLVEKHRAVASKPVMTRGRGHAKGRSRGKPRPKDKMAQLAAYFV, encoded by the exons atgaaaactgcATTAATGGTGGCTGAGAAGCCATCTCTAGCGGCTTCTCTCGCTAATATCCTCAGCAATGGGAAATGTACCAACAGAAAAG GGATGAATGGTTCATGCTCAGTGCACGAATGGATTGGTCAACTTCGCTCAGAGACCGTCAGCTTCAAAATGACATCAGTCTGCGGTCATGTAATGAGTCTTGACTTTATCGGGAAATATAACAACTGGGACAAAGTGGATCCCGCTGAATTATTCAACTGTCAAACCGAGAAAAAAGAGGCAGTACCAAAGCTCCGAATCCCCGCGTTTCTCTCGAAGGAAGGATCTCATTGCGAGTACCTTATCCTTTGGTTGGATTGTGACAAGGAGGGTGAGAATATCTGTTTCGAGGTAATCCAGGCAGTTCAAGAGCGGAGGAATCCTCCACTGAGCCACCACAACATATGGAGAGCAAAATTCTCAGCAATCACAGATCGAGACATTAAATCAGCCCTGCAGAATCTCGTCAAGCCGAACGAGAATGAAGCTAGAAGCGTTGACGCACGACAGGAATTGGATCTTCGTATTGGGTGTGCCTTTACCAGATTCCAgacgaaatttttccaaggAAAATATGGAGATCTGGATGCTTCCCTGATATCTTACGGTCCCTGCCAGACTCCAACACTTGGCTTCTGCGTTCAGAGGCACGATGAAATTCAGACATTCAAGCCTGACCCCTACTGGGTCCTTCAAGTGACGATTAAGACCACCGAGGGGCAGGACATGGTTCTCAGCTGGGCCAGGGGCCGTTCTTTCGATAAAGAAATTGCGAATATTTTCTTATCCCATGTTAAAGAGCATGAGCAGGCAACAGTCGTTAACATTTCGAGCTCTGAAAAGACGAAGGGAAGACCAATAGCTCTGAACACTGTCGAGCTGATGAGAGTATCGAGCTCTGGCTTGGGCATGGGCCCTCATCATGCCATGCAAATTGCTGAGCGTCTCTACACCCAGGGGTACATCAGTTACCCAAGGACTGAGACGACTTCTTATCCAGAGAATTTTGATCTTCTGGCCACCCTCAGGCAGCAGCAGAATAGCTCCGATTGGGGGGAGGATGTGAGGAAAATTCTGGCGAATGGAATCAACAGACCCAAGAAGGGACACGATGCTGGGGATCATCCTCCTATCACTCCCATGAAACCTGCCTCCAGGAATGAACTCGACGGCGATTCCTGGAGGATCTATGATTACATCACTAGACACTTTATTGCCACTCTCGCCAAAGACTGCAAGTACCTCAGTACGACTATTAAATTTGAGATTGGaatcgagagtttttcattgactGGAAGTACTTTAATTGATCCCGGGTATACAAGTCTCCTCACTTGGCAGGCCCTCGGCGCTAATGAGTCTTTGCCTAGACTCAATGTTGGCGACAAAGTGAGCATTCACGAAACTAAACTACTGGAGTGCTACACACAACCACCGGACTACTTGACTGAATCGGAGTTAATTACGCTTATGGAGAAACATGGAATTGGAACTGATGCCTCGATACCCgttcatattaataatatttgcaTTAGGAATTATGTGAGTGTTGTAGCGGGGAGAAAGCTCGTTCCCACTTCCCTTGGAATTGTTCTCGTTCATGGATATCAAAAG ATTGATCCGGATCTAGTCCTTCCAACAATGCGTTCAGCAGTTGAGGAGCAGTTGAATTTAATAGCACTCGGTCGGGCTGATTTTTACGCTGTATTACAGCACACGATCGAAGTATTCAAACAAaagtttcattattttgttcAGAGTATCGACGGTATGGACCAATTATTTGAGGTATCTTTTTCACCTCTCTCAGCCTCGGGCAAAGCCCATTCGCGATGTGGCAAGTGTCGTCGTTACATGAAATATATTCAGACAAAACCATCGAGACTTCACTGCGCCCATTGTAACGAGACTTACAATTTACCACAAAATGGTAATATCAGGATTTATAAGGAGCTCAAATGTCCACTCGATGATTTTGAACTATTGTCGTGGTCGACGGGTACCAGAGGCAAGAGTTACACCTTCTGTCCGTATTGTTATAATAATCCTCCATTCAG GGACATGAAGAAAGGAAGCACTGGTTGTAATTCCTGCACCCACCCAAGCTGTCCCCATGGATTAAATTCAAATGGTCTCTCGAGTTGTCCAGAGTGTGAAGCTGGTATTCTAGTACTGGATCCCTCAGCAGCGCCAAAATGGAAATTAGGATGTAACAGATGTGATGTTATAattcatttctttgagaatgcTCACAAGGTGGCTGTTGACACTGATGTTTGTGAATGTGGTGCGCAACTCATCACAGTTCAGTATAAAGAGGACAAGAGCAAATTGCCGAATGAGGCAACTGAGATGACTGGCTGTGTATTTTGTACAGTGGAATTTGGACCACTGGTGGAGAAGCATCGAGCTGTAGCTTCAAAGCCTGTGATGACCAGGGGACGTGGACATGCCAAAGGTCGTAGTCGAGGCAAACCAAGGCCCAAGGACAAGATGGCGCAATTAGCTGCTTACTTTGTTTGA